One window of the Bactrocera tryoni isolate S06 unplaced genomic scaffold, CSIRO_BtryS06_freeze2 scaffold_126, whole genome shotgun sequence genome contains the following:
- the LOC120780052 gene encoding uncharacterized protein LOC120780052, giving the protein MTSFGANIIREDGFMPTCKIQGQIYHLHGSMVPRPDEPHQFLQIYFISSMVDQLNVRCNIQGTQQLKRRIIEQLQAFFHTNNAVVNMFKTVGCNNVTMTLFPIGMEIKALAIISN; this is encoded by the exons ATGACTTCCTTTGGAGCTAATATCATTCGAGAAGACGGATTCATGCCCACTTGCAAG atacaaggacaaatataTCATTTGCATGGTTCAATGGTGCCAAGACCAGATGAACCGcatcaatttttgcaaatatattttatttcgtcGATGGTGGATCAGCTGAATGTGCGGTGCAATATACAGGGAACACAGCAGTTAAAGAGACGAATTATTGAACAGTTACAAGCATTTTTTCACACTAATAATGCTGTGGTTAATATGTTCAAAACGGTGGGGTGCAATAACGTCACTATGACTTTATTTCCAATTGGAATGGAAATAAAGGCACTGGCCATTATTTCCAATTGA